From Orcinus orca chromosome 3, mOrcOrc1.1, whole genome shotgun sequence, a single genomic window includes:
- the SPINK13 gene encoding serine protease inhibitor Kazal-type 13, with the protein MAAFPCMTIFFLVSSTLAQIVFSGKHMSFTCRREKESFVTGWVKFYPGPFESVTSVSEIKLHGELFLLTYCVCTLFAEIFKPHDYSKWPMPPCKMYHPLDPLYDANCPEVTAYVCATNGHTYKNECLLCVDQWEFGPHIKFDKYGKCD; encoded by the exons ATGGCTGCCTTTCCCTGCATGACCATATTTTTCCTGGTATCCTCCACTTTGGCACAGATTGTTTTTTCAGGTAAGCATATGTCTTTTACttgcaggagagaaaaagagtcaTTTGTGACTGGATGGGTAAAGTTTT ATCCAGGTCCATTTGAA TCAGTAACTTCAGTGAGTGAAATCAAACTCCACGGAGAACTGTTTCTTTTAACCTATTGTGTCTGTACTTTATTTGCAGAAATCTTCAAACCCCATGACTATTCTAAATGGCCTATg CCCCCATGTAAAATGTACCACCCACTGGATCCTCTTTATGACGCAAACTGTCCTGAGGTGACAGCATATGTTTGTGCTACAAATGGCCACACTTACAAGAATGAGTGTCTCCTTTGTGTTGATCAGTG ggAATTCGGTCCTCATATTAAATTTGATAAATACGGAAAATGTGATTAA